One window of the Mixophyes fleayi isolate aMixFle1 chromosome 6, aMixFle1.hap1, whole genome shotgun sequence genome contains the following:
- the FAM217B gene encoding protein FAM217B isoform X5, with translation MHTRSASLYQIDIHQKKMAVSVHQAKYNMQKVKKESLGECCQGSRLQNKTFTSRTSVLSISKALDTNLVQPVYLSEQQELVWTLHNISSHEKRIFGEPTHERESLEKLFLDFESVGLRKEDEDSGSDLSDSERLPIPPSPFSPPDLNLRAEEIKPGYFNHFVDHNCKDYDYPDFLPPPYSSWNLSQVSVFINKEKKNTLQSTASGFLEKYVERLLQLEWLQMLTVQTENAKTAKSRPQTASGMSRNGKSQEKSTSWHSPVPSSQISRSDNISKMNSGQDKNYHRKYLHCESSGLTCACKSSPKVPGTVELPMSVFKQTQDMRNVRKKTSVLNYQQAKDFSIFGINSKIQSAGNIRPQKQSSLSSYPESTPKQTKSCKLKKSEVNRQPCCLQTIYSRVKNNSKHSETSQYKIKPK, from the exons ATGCACACAAG GTCAGCCAGTCTTTATCAAATAGACATACACCAGAAAAAAAT GGCTGTGAGTGTTCATCAAGCAAAATATAACATGCAAAAAGTAAAAAAGGAGTCGTTAGGGGAATGTTGTCAGGGGAGTCGActtcaaaataaaacttttactTCAAGAACCAGTGTACTAAGCATTTCCAAAGCTTTAGACACTAATTTGGTGCAACCTGTTTATTTAAGTGAGCAGCAAGAGCTAGTCTGGACCCTGCATAACATTTCATCCCATGAGAAGAGAATCTTTGGAGAACCTACACATGAAAGAGAATCTTTGGAGAAACTATTCCTGGACTTTGAATCTGTTGGATTAAGAAAAGAAGATGAGGACAGCGGCAGTGACCTTTCTGATTCAGAACGACTACCCATCCCACCGTCCCCCTTTTCGCCTCCAGATCTAAATCTACGAGCAGAAGAGATCAAGCCTGGGTATTTCAATCATTTTGTAGACCATAACTGCAAAGATTATGACTATCCAGATTTTCTCCCTCCACCATACAGCTCCTGGAACCTTAGCCAGGTTTCTGTTTTCATAAACAAAGAAAAGAAGAATACATTGCAATCAACAGCATCAGGTTTCCTAGAGAAATATGTGGAACGTCTTCTTCAGTTAGAATGGCTTCAAATGTTAACTGTGCAAACTGAAAATGCAAAAACGGCTAAGTCTAGGCCTCAAACTGCTTCTGGTATGAGTCGCAATGGAAAATCTCAAGAAAAAAGTACATCTTGGCACAGTCCAGTGCCAAGTAGTCAGATCTCTCGTTCAGATAATATTTCCAAAATGAATTCTGGACAAGATAAAAACTACCACAGAAAATATCTCCACTGTGAGAGTTCTGGTTTAACATGTGCTTGTAAGAGCAGCCCAAAAGTTCCTGGAACAGTGGAGTTACCCATGTCAGTGTTTAAACAGACCCAAGATATGAGAAATGTCAGAAAGAAAACATCAGTACTGAATTACCAGCAAGCAAAAGACTTTTCCATATTTGGAATTAATTCAAAGATCCAGAGTGCTGGCAACATTAGACCACAGAAGCAAAGCTCTCTTTCCAGCTATCCGGAAAGCACCCCAAAGCAGACAAAATCTTGTAAACTAAAGAAAAGTGAAGTAAATCGACAGCCATGTTGCTTACAAACAATTTACAGTAGAGTGAAAAATAACAGCAAACACAGCGAGACATCCCAATATAAAATAAAGCCAAAGTAA
- the FAM217B gene encoding protein FAM217B isoform X1 yields MKRSREQRHGNLKRKSRSVKSSTGIADNLMKPVRKSETFRHAHKVSQSLSNRHTPEKNLFLSASQPQYKHNEKFYLDNPKQLKRAVSVHQAKYNMQKVKKESLGECCQGSRLQNKTFTSRTSVLSISKALDTNLVQPVYLSEQQELVWTLHNISSHEKRIFGEPTHERESLEKLFLDFESVGLRKEDEDSGSDLSDSERLPIPPSPFSPPDLNLRAEEIKPGYFNHFVDHNCKDYDYPDFLPPPYSSWNLSQVSVFINKEKKNTLQSTASGFLEKYVERLLQLEWLQMLTVQTENAKTAKSRPQTASGMSRNGKSQEKSTSWHSPVPSSQISRSDNISKMNSGQDKNYHRKYLHCESSGLTCACKSSPKVPGTVELPMSVFKQTQDMRNVRKKTSVLNYQQAKDFSIFGINSKIQSAGNIRPQKQSSLSSYPESTPKQTKSCKLKKSEVNRQPCCLQTIYSRVKNNSKHSETSQYKIKPK; encoded by the exons TTGAAGAGGAAGTCCCGGTCTGTCAAATCCAGTACTGGTATAGCAGACAATCTAATGAAACCTGTGAGAAAATCAGAAACATTCAGACATGCACACAAG GTCAGCCAGTCTTTATCAAATAGACATACACCAGAAAAAAAT TTGTTCCTGAGCGCAAGCCAACCTCAATACAAACATAATGAGAAATTTTACTTGGATAATCCTAAACAGCTAAAAAG GGCTGTGAGTGTTCATCAAGCAAAATATAACATGCAAAAAGTAAAAAAGGAGTCGTTAGGGGAATGTTGTCAGGGGAGTCGActtcaaaataaaacttttactTCAAGAACCAGTGTACTAAGCATTTCCAAAGCTTTAGACACTAATTTGGTGCAACCTGTTTATTTAAGTGAGCAGCAAGAGCTAGTCTGGACCCTGCATAACATTTCATCCCATGAGAAGAGAATCTTTGGAGAACCTACACATGAAAGAGAATCTTTGGAGAAACTATTCCTGGACTTTGAATCTGTTGGATTAAGAAAAGAAGATGAGGACAGCGGCAGTGACCTTTCTGATTCAGAACGACTACCCATCCCACCGTCCCCCTTTTCGCCTCCAGATCTAAATCTACGAGCAGAAGAGATCAAGCCTGGGTATTTCAATCATTTTGTAGACCATAACTGCAAAGATTATGACTATCCAGATTTTCTCCCTCCACCATACAGCTCCTGGAACCTTAGCCAGGTTTCTGTTTTCATAAACAAAGAAAAGAAGAATACATTGCAATCAACAGCATCAGGTTTCCTAGAGAAATATGTGGAACGTCTTCTTCAGTTAGAATGGCTTCAAATGTTAACTGTGCAAACTGAAAATGCAAAAACGGCTAAGTCTAGGCCTCAAACTGCTTCTGGTATGAGTCGCAATGGAAAATCTCAAGAAAAAAGTACATCTTGGCACAGTCCAGTGCCAAGTAGTCAGATCTCTCGTTCAGATAATATTTCCAAAATGAATTCTGGACAAGATAAAAACTACCACAGAAAATATCTCCACTGTGAGAGTTCTGGTTTAACATGTGCTTGTAAGAGCAGCCCAAAAGTTCCTGGAACAGTGGAGTTACCCATGTCAGTGTTTAAACAGACCCAAGATATGAGAAATGTCAGAAAGAAAACATCAGTACTGAATTACCAGCAAGCAAAAGACTTTTCCATATTTGGAATTAATTCAAAGATCCAGAGTGCTGGCAACATTAGACCACAGAAGCAAAGCTCTCTTTCCAGCTATCCGGAAAGCACCCCAAAGCAGACAAAATCTTGTAAACTAAAGAAAAGTGAAGTAAATCGACAGCCATGTTGCTTACAAACAATTTACAGTAGAGTGAAAAATAACAGCAAACACAGCGAGACATCCCAATATAAAATAAAGCCAAAGTAA
- the FAM217B gene encoding protein FAM217B isoform X4 yields the protein MVSQSLSNRHTPEKNLFLSASQPQYKHNEKFYLDNPKQLKRAVSVHQAKYNMQKVKKESLGECCQGSRLQNKTFTSRTSVLSISKALDTNLVQPVYLSEQQELVWTLHNISSHEKRIFGEPTHERESLEKLFLDFESVGLRKEDEDSGSDLSDSERLPIPPSPFSPPDLNLRAEEIKPGYFNHFVDHNCKDYDYPDFLPPPYSSWNLSQVSVFINKEKKNTLQSTASGFLEKYVERLLQLEWLQMLTVQTENAKTAKSRPQTASGMSRNGKSQEKSTSWHSPVPSSQISRSDNISKMNSGQDKNYHRKYLHCESSGLTCACKSSPKVPGTVELPMSVFKQTQDMRNVRKKTSVLNYQQAKDFSIFGINSKIQSAGNIRPQKQSSLSSYPESTPKQTKSCKLKKSEVNRQPCCLQTIYSRVKNNSKHSETSQYKIKPK from the exons GTCAGCCAGTCTTTATCAAATAGACATACACCAGAAAAAAAT TTGTTCCTGAGCGCAAGCCAACCTCAATACAAACATAATGAGAAATTTTACTTGGATAATCCTAAACAGCTAAAAAG GGCTGTGAGTGTTCATCAAGCAAAATATAACATGCAAAAAGTAAAAAAGGAGTCGTTAGGGGAATGTTGTCAGGGGAGTCGActtcaaaataaaacttttactTCAAGAACCAGTGTACTAAGCATTTCCAAAGCTTTAGACACTAATTTGGTGCAACCTGTTTATTTAAGTGAGCAGCAAGAGCTAGTCTGGACCCTGCATAACATTTCATCCCATGAGAAGAGAATCTTTGGAGAACCTACACATGAAAGAGAATCTTTGGAGAAACTATTCCTGGACTTTGAATCTGTTGGATTAAGAAAAGAAGATGAGGACAGCGGCAGTGACCTTTCTGATTCAGAACGACTACCCATCCCACCGTCCCCCTTTTCGCCTCCAGATCTAAATCTACGAGCAGAAGAGATCAAGCCTGGGTATTTCAATCATTTTGTAGACCATAACTGCAAAGATTATGACTATCCAGATTTTCTCCCTCCACCATACAGCTCCTGGAACCTTAGCCAGGTTTCTGTTTTCATAAACAAAGAAAAGAAGAATACATTGCAATCAACAGCATCAGGTTTCCTAGAGAAATATGTGGAACGTCTTCTTCAGTTAGAATGGCTTCAAATGTTAACTGTGCAAACTGAAAATGCAAAAACGGCTAAGTCTAGGCCTCAAACTGCTTCTGGTATGAGTCGCAATGGAAAATCTCAAGAAAAAAGTACATCTTGGCACAGTCCAGTGCCAAGTAGTCAGATCTCTCGTTCAGATAATATTTCCAAAATGAATTCTGGACAAGATAAAAACTACCACAGAAAATATCTCCACTGTGAGAGTTCTGGTTTAACATGTGCTTGTAAGAGCAGCCCAAAAGTTCCTGGAACAGTGGAGTTACCCATGTCAGTGTTTAAACAGACCCAAGATATGAGAAATGTCAGAAAGAAAACATCAGTACTGAATTACCAGCAAGCAAAAGACTTTTCCATATTTGGAATTAATTCAAAGATCCAGAGTGCTGGCAACATTAGACCACAGAAGCAAAGCTCTCTTTCCAGCTATCCGGAAAGCACCCCAAAGCAGACAAAATCTTGTAAACTAAAGAAAAGTGAAGTAAATCGACAGCCATGTTGCTTACAAACAATTTACAGTAGAGTGAAAAATAACAGCAAACACAGCGAGACATCCCAATATAAAATAAAGCCAAAGTAA
- the FAM217B gene encoding protein FAM217B isoform X3, translated as MKRSREQRHGNVSQSLSNRHTPEKNLFLSASQPQYKHNEKFYLDNPKQLKRAVSVHQAKYNMQKVKKESLGECCQGSRLQNKTFTSRTSVLSISKALDTNLVQPVYLSEQQELVWTLHNISSHEKRIFGEPTHERESLEKLFLDFESVGLRKEDEDSGSDLSDSERLPIPPSPFSPPDLNLRAEEIKPGYFNHFVDHNCKDYDYPDFLPPPYSSWNLSQVSVFINKEKKNTLQSTASGFLEKYVERLLQLEWLQMLTVQTENAKTAKSRPQTASGMSRNGKSQEKSTSWHSPVPSSQISRSDNISKMNSGQDKNYHRKYLHCESSGLTCACKSSPKVPGTVELPMSVFKQTQDMRNVRKKTSVLNYQQAKDFSIFGINSKIQSAGNIRPQKQSSLSSYPESTPKQTKSCKLKKSEVNRQPCCLQTIYSRVKNNSKHSETSQYKIKPK; from the exons GTCAGCCAGTCTTTATCAAATAGACATACACCAGAAAAAAAT TTGTTCCTGAGCGCAAGCCAACCTCAATACAAACATAATGAGAAATTTTACTTGGATAATCCTAAACAGCTAAAAAG GGCTGTGAGTGTTCATCAAGCAAAATATAACATGCAAAAAGTAAAAAAGGAGTCGTTAGGGGAATGTTGTCAGGGGAGTCGActtcaaaataaaacttttactTCAAGAACCAGTGTACTAAGCATTTCCAAAGCTTTAGACACTAATTTGGTGCAACCTGTTTATTTAAGTGAGCAGCAAGAGCTAGTCTGGACCCTGCATAACATTTCATCCCATGAGAAGAGAATCTTTGGAGAACCTACACATGAAAGAGAATCTTTGGAGAAACTATTCCTGGACTTTGAATCTGTTGGATTAAGAAAAGAAGATGAGGACAGCGGCAGTGACCTTTCTGATTCAGAACGACTACCCATCCCACCGTCCCCCTTTTCGCCTCCAGATCTAAATCTACGAGCAGAAGAGATCAAGCCTGGGTATTTCAATCATTTTGTAGACCATAACTGCAAAGATTATGACTATCCAGATTTTCTCCCTCCACCATACAGCTCCTGGAACCTTAGCCAGGTTTCTGTTTTCATAAACAAAGAAAAGAAGAATACATTGCAATCAACAGCATCAGGTTTCCTAGAGAAATATGTGGAACGTCTTCTTCAGTTAGAATGGCTTCAAATGTTAACTGTGCAAACTGAAAATGCAAAAACGGCTAAGTCTAGGCCTCAAACTGCTTCTGGTATGAGTCGCAATGGAAAATCTCAAGAAAAAAGTACATCTTGGCACAGTCCAGTGCCAAGTAGTCAGATCTCTCGTTCAGATAATATTTCCAAAATGAATTCTGGACAAGATAAAAACTACCACAGAAAATATCTCCACTGTGAGAGTTCTGGTTTAACATGTGCTTGTAAGAGCAGCCCAAAAGTTCCTGGAACAGTGGAGTTACCCATGTCAGTGTTTAAACAGACCCAAGATATGAGAAATGTCAGAAAGAAAACATCAGTACTGAATTACCAGCAAGCAAAAGACTTTTCCATATTTGGAATTAATTCAAAGATCCAGAGTGCTGGCAACATTAGACCACAGAAGCAAAGCTCTCTTTCCAGCTATCCGGAAAGCACCCCAAAGCAGACAAAATCTTGTAAACTAAAGAAAAGTGAAGTAAATCGACAGCCATGTTGCTTACAAACAATTTACAGTAGAGTGAAAAATAACAGCAAACACAGCGAGACATCCCAATATAAAATAAAGCCAAAGTAA
- the FAM217B gene encoding protein FAM217B isoform X6, whose protein sequence is MVMSASLYQIDIHQKKMAVSVHQAKYNMQKVKKESLGECCQGSRLQNKTFTSRTSVLSISKALDTNLVQPVYLSEQQELVWTLHNISSHEKRIFGEPTHERESLEKLFLDFESVGLRKEDEDSGSDLSDSERLPIPPSPFSPPDLNLRAEEIKPGYFNHFVDHNCKDYDYPDFLPPPYSSWNLSQVSVFINKEKKNTLQSTASGFLEKYVERLLQLEWLQMLTVQTENAKTAKSRPQTASGMSRNGKSQEKSTSWHSPVPSSQISRSDNISKMNSGQDKNYHRKYLHCESSGLTCACKSSPKVPGTVELPMSVFKQTQDMRNVRKKTSVLNYQQAKDFSIFGINSKIQSAGNIRPQKQSSLSSYPESTPKQTKSCKLKKSEVNRQPCCLQTIYSRVKNNSKHSETSQYKIKPK, encoded by the exons GTCAGCCAGTCTTTATCAAATAGACATACACCAGAAAAAAAT GGCTGTGAGTGTTCATCAAGCAAAATATAACATGCAAAAAGTAAAAAAGGAGTCGTTAGGGGAATGTTGTCAGGGGAGTCGActtcaaaataaaacttttactTCAAGAACCAGTGTACTAAGCATTTCCAAAGCTTTAGACACTAATTTGGTGCAACCTGTTTATTTAAGTGAGCAGCAAGAGCTAGTCTGGACCCTGCATAACATTTCATCCCATGAGAAGAGAATCTTTGGAGAACCTACACATGAAAGAGAATCTTTGGAGAAACTATTCCTGGACTTTGAATCTGTTGGATTAAGAAAAGAAGATGAGGACAGCGGCAGTGACCTTTCTGATTCAGAACGACTACCCATCCCACCGTCCCCCTTTTCGCCTCCAGATCTAAATCTACGAGCAGAAGAGATCAAGCCTGGGTATTTCAATCATTTTGTAGACCATAACTGCAAAGATTATGACTATCCAGATTTTCTCCCTCCACCATACAGCTCCTGGAACCTTAGCCAGGTTTCTGTTTTCATAAACAAAGAAAAGAAGAATACATTGCAATCAACAGCATCAGGTTTCCTAGAGAAATATGTGGAACGTCTTCTTCAGTTAGAATGGCTTCAAATGTTAACTGTGCAAACTGAAAATGCAAAAACGGCTAAGTCTAGGCCTCAAACTGCTTCTGGTATGAGTCGCAATGGAAAATCTCAAGAAAAAAGTACATCTTGGCACAGTCCAGTGCCAAGTAGTCAGATCTCTCGTTCAGATAATATTTCCAAAATGAATTCTGGACAAGATAAAAACTACCACAGAAAATATCTCCACTGTGAGAGTTCTGGTTTAACATGTGCTTGTAAGAGCAGCCCAAAAGTTCCTGGAACAGTGGAGTTACCCATGTCAGTGTTTAAACAGACCCAAGATATGAGAAATGTCAGAAAGAAAACATCAGTACTGAATTACCAGCAAGCAAAAGACTTTTCCATATTTGGAATTAATTCAAAGATCCAGAGTGCTGGCAACATTAGACCACAGAAGCAAAGCTCTCTTTCCAGCTATCCGGAAAGCACCCCAAAGCAGACAAAATCTTGTAAACTAAAGAAAAGTGAAGTAAATCGACAGCCATGTTGCTTACAAACAATTTACAGTAGAGTGAAAAATAACAGCAAACACAGCGAGACATCCCAATATAAAATAAAGCCAAAGTAA
- the FAM217B gene encoding protein FAM217B isoform X7 — protein MAVSVHQAKYNMQKVKKESLGECCQGSRLQNKTFTSRTSVLSISKALDTNLVQPVYLSEQQELVWTLHNISSHEKRIFGEPTHERESLEKLFLDFESVGLRKEDEDSGSDLSDSERLPIPPSPFSPPDLNLRAEEIKPGYFNHFVDHNCKDYDYPDFLPPPYSSWNLSQVSVFINKEKKNTLQSTASGFLEKYVERLLQLEWLQMLTVQTENAKTAKSRPQTASGMSRNGKSQEKSTSWHSPVPSSQISRSDNISKMNSGQDKNYHRKYLHCESSGLTCACKSSPKVPGTVELPMSVFKQTQDMRNVRKKTSVLNYQQAKDFSIFGINSKIQSAGNIRPQKQSSLSSYPESTPKQTKSCKLKKSEVNRQPCCLQTIYSRVKNNSKHSETSQYKIKPK, from the exons AT GGCTGTGAGTGTTCATCAAGCAAAATATAACATGCAAAAAGTAAAAAAGGAGTCGTTAGGGGAATGTTGTCAGGGGAGTCGActtcaaaataaaacttttactTCAAGAACCAGTGTACTAAGCATTTCCAAAGCTTTAGACACTAATTTGGTGCAACCTGTTTATTTAAGTGAGCAGCAAGAGCTAGTCTGGACCCTGCATAACATTTCATCCCATGAGAAGAGAATCTTTGGAGAACCTACACATGAAAGAGAATCTTTGGAGAAACTATTCCTGGACTTTGAATCTGTTGGATTAAGAAAAGAAGATGAGGACAGCGGCAGTGACCTTTCTGATTCAGAACGACTACCCATCCCACCGTCCCCCTTTTCGCCTCCAGATCTAAATCTACGAGCAGAAGAGATCAAGCCTGGGTATTTCAATCATTTTGTAGACCATAACTGCAAAGATTATGACTATCCAGATTTTCTCCCTCCACCATACAGCTCCTGGAACCTTAGCCAGGTTTCTGTTTTCATAAACAAAGAAAAGAAGAATACATTGCAATCAACAGCATCAGGTTTCCTAGAGAAATATGTGGAACGTCTTCTTCAGTTAGAATGGCTTCAAATGTTAACTGTGCAAACTGAAAATGCAAAAACGGCTAAGTCTAGGCCTCAAACTGCTTCTGGTATGAGTCGCAATGGAAAATCTCAAGAAAAAAGTACATCTTGGCACAGTCCAGTGCCAAGTAGTCAGATCTCTCGTTCAGATAATATTTCCAAAATGAATTCTGGACAAGATAAAAACTACCACAGAAAATATCTCCACTGTGAGAGTTCTGGTTTAACATGTGCTTGTAAGAGCAGCCCAAAAGTTCCTGGAACAGTGGAGTTACCCATGTCAGTGTTTAAACAGACCCAAGATATGAGAAATGTCAGAAAGAAAACATCAGTACTGAATTACCAGCAAGCAAAAGACTTTTCCATATTTGGAATTAATTCAAAGATCCAGAGTGCTGGCAACATTAGACCACAGAAGCAAAGCTCTCTTTCCAGCTATCCGGAAAGCACCCCAAAGCAGACAAAATCTTGTAAACTAAAGAAAAGTGAAGTAAATCGACAGCCATGTTGCTTACAAACAATTTACAGTAGAGTGAAAAATAACAGCAAACACAGCGAGACATCCCAATATAAAATAAAGCCAAAGTAA
- the FAM217B gene encoding protein FAM217B isoform X2: MLKRKSRSVKSSTGIADNLMKPVRKSETFRHAHKVSQSLSNRHTPEKNLFLSASQPQYKHNEKFYLDNPKQLKRAVSVHQAKYNMQKVKKESLGECCQGSRLQNKTFTSRTSVLSISKALDTNLVQPVYLSEQQELVWTLHNISSHEKRIFGEPTHERESLEKLFLDFESVGLRKEDEDSGSDLSDSERLPIPPSPFSPPDLNLRAEEIKPGYFNHFVDHNCKDYDYPDFLPPPYSSWNLSQVSVFINKEKKNTLQSTASGFLEKYVERLLQLEWLQMLTVQTENAKTAKSRPQTASGMSRNGKSQEKSTSWHSPVPSSQISRSDNISKMNSGQDKNYHRKYLHCESSGLTCACKSSPKVPGTVELPMSVFKQTQDMRNVRKKTSVLNYQQAKDFSIFGINSKIQSAGNIRPQKQSSLSSYPESTPKQTKSCKLKKSEVNRQPCCLQTIYSRVKNNSKHSETSQYKIKPK; the protein is encoded by the exons TTGAAGAGGAAGTCCCGGTCTGTCAAATCCAGTACTGGTATAGCAGACAATCTAATGAAACCTGTGAGAAAATCAGAAACATTCAGACATGCACACAAG GTCAGCCAGTCTTTATCAAATAGACATACACCAGAAAAAAAT TTGTTCCTGAGCGCAAGCCAACCTCAATACAAACATAATGAGAAATTTTACTTGGATAATCCTAAACAGCTAAAAAG GGCTGTGAGTGTTCATCAAGCAAAATATAACATGCAAAAAGTAAAAAAGGAGTCGTTAGGGGAATGTTGTCAGGGGAGTCGActtcaaaataaaacttttactTCAAGAACCAGTGTACTAAGCATTTCCAAAGCTTTAGACACTAATTTGGTGCAACCTGTTTATTTAAGTGAGCAGCAAGAGCTAGTCTGGACCCTGCATAACATTTCATCCCATGAGAAGAGAATCTTTGGAGAACCTACACATGAAAGAGAATCTTTGGAGAAACTATTCCTGGACTTTGAATCTGTTGGATTAAGAAAAGAAGATGAGGACAGCGGCAGTGACCTTTCTGATTCAGAACGACTACCCATCCCACCGTCCCCCTTTTCGCCTCCAGATCTAAATCTACGAGCAGAAGAGATCAAGCCTGGGTATTTCAATCATTTTGTAGACCATAACTGCAAAGATTATGACTATCCAGATTTTCTCCCTCCACCATACAGCTCCTGGAACCTTAGCCAGGTTTCTGTTTTCATAAACAAAGAAAAGAAGAATACATTGCAATCAACAGCATCAGGTTTCCTAGAGAAATATGTGGAACGTCTTCTTCAGTTAGAATGGCTTCAAATGTTAACTGTGCAAACTGAAAATGCAAAAACGGCTAAGTCTAGGCCTCAAACTGCTTCTGGTATGAGTCGCAATGGAAAATCTCAAGAAAAAAGTACATCTTGGCACAGTCCAGTGCCAAGTAGTCAGATCTCTCGTTCAGATAATATTTCCAAAATGAATTCTGGACAAGATAAAAACTACCACAGAAAATATCTCCACTGTGAGAGTTCTGGTTTAACATGTGCTTGTAAGAGCAGCCCAAAAGTTCCTGGAACAGTGGAGTTACCCATGTCAGTGTTTAAACAGACCCAAGATATGAGAAATGTCAGAAAGAAAACATCAGTACTGAATTACCAGCAAGCAAAAGACTTTTCCATATTTGGAATTAATTCAAAGATCCAGAGTGCTGGCAACATTAGACCACAGAAGCAAAGCTCTCTTTCCAGCTATCCGGAAAGCACCCCAAAGCAGACAAAATCTTGTAAACTAAAGAAAAGTGAAGTAAATCGACAGCCATGTTGCTTACAAACAATTTACAGTAGAGTGAAAAATAACAGCAAACACAGCGAGACATCCCAATATAAAATAAAGCCAAAGTAA